The following coding sequences lie in one Rutidosis leptorrhynchoides isolate AG116_Rl617_1_P2 chromosome 6, CSIRO_AGI_Rlap_v1, whole genome shotgun sequence genomic window:
- the LOC139852721 gene encoding plant UBX domain-containing protein 4-like, which translates to MEEDTPATNTNNPNHEFITAFSDITSASKEEATFFLESHNYDLDSALSTFFETTTVAAGEHAPVPHRNPNLSDDIEVSPVSSPSRSRSASPPPSLGLQQLAGENPYNLRSRNSGADKKASGSRSTRSTGRIRTFADLNQPGDESGSDSDEPNEYYTGGEKSGMLVQDPKRVNDVESLFKQARQAGAEEGTHDQLQPSSSSSRSFAGRGRLLSGEATTPAAPQQPEPEVNNTHTITFWTNGFTVNDGPLRRLDDPQNASFLESIRKSECPEELTPAKGRAPVHVSLVRKLEEYPVQKHRPAAFVGVGRTLGTTTASDDTVVAPLAPTNAAPAPSMGLVVDNTLPSTSIQLRLADGTRMVSRFNFHHTISNIRSFIDASRPGGSRAYQLLTMGFPPKQLNDLNQTIEEAGLANSVVIQKL; encoded by the exons ATGGAAGAAGATACTCCGGCAACGAATACCAACAACCCTAACCACGAATTCATCACCGCATTTTCAGATATCACTTCCGCTTCAAAGGAAGAAGCCACTTTCTTCCTTGAATCACACAATTACGATCTCGATTCCGCCCTTTCTACTTTTTTCGAAACCACCACCGTTGCCGCCGGAGAACACGCTCCGGTACCTCACCGGAACCCTAATCTTTCTGATGATATCGAAGTGTCTCCTGTTTCTTCTCCTTCTCGTTCCCGATCAGCTTCTCCGCCGCCATCGCTAGGGTTACAACAATTGGCCGGTGAAAATCCGTACAATCTGAGATCGAGAAATAGTGGTGCGGATAAGAAGGCGTCTGGTAGTCGGTCAACGCGGTCAACTGGACGGATACGGACATTTGCTGATCTGAATCAACCTGGTGATGAATCAGGAAGTGATTCAGATGAACCTAATGAGTATTACACTGGTGGTGAAAAAAG TGGAATGCTTGTGCAGGACCCAAAAAGGGTGAATGATGTGGAATCTCTGTTTAAGCAAGCTAGACAAGCAGGGGCAGAAGAAGGAACTCATGATCAACTTCAGCCATCATCTTCAAGCTCAAGAAGCTTTGCTGGAAGAGGAAGACTACTGTCCGGAGAGGCAACAACACCTGCTGCTCCCCAGCAACCTGAACCTGAGGTTAACAACACACATACCATCACTTTTTGGACCAATGGATTCACAGTGAATGATGGTCCTTTGAGGAGGCTGGATGATCCTCAAAATGCATCTTTTTTGGAG AGCATAAGAAAGTCCGAGTGTCCGGAAGAACTCACGCCCGCTAAAGGAAGAGCTCCTGTTCATGTAAGTCTCGTGAGGAAGCTGGAAGAATACCCT GTCCAGAAACACCGTCCTGCTGCTTTTGTGGGAGTGGGCAGAACCTTAGGCACAACCACCGCTTCGGATGACACTGTAGTCGCCCCTTTGGCCCCTACAAATGCTGCTCCAGCCCCATCTATGGGCTTAGTTGTGGACAACACATTACCATCTACTTCTATTCAATTGAGATTGGCTGATGGGACCCGTATGGTTTCTCGCTTCAATTTCCATCACACGATAAGCAATATCCGTTCGTTCATTGATGCTTCGAGGCCTGGAGGGAGCAGGGCTTATCAACTGCTAACAATGGGATTCCCTCCAAAGCAGCTTAATGATTTGAATCAGACAATTGAAGAAGCTGGGTTAGCCAATTCAGTCGTTATCCAGAAACTCTAA